The following coding sequences are from one Bacteroidia bacterium window:
- a CDS encoding glycosyltransferase family 4 protein produces MKIVVNTRLLQKGNLEGIGWFTFETFKRITKNHPEHQFYFLFDRPYSEEFIFSENVIPLVYGPPARHPFLYYIWFEWVIPRVLKKVGADLFITPDGYSTLSKRVPILQVVHDINYVHYPQYIPFVARKYLEIYFPKFIKRADRIATVSEFSKQDVVSHYGYDANKMDVVFNGANEMYGPVTDEISTLTRKQYSNGKPYFFYVGSLHPRKNIINLLKAFDKFISITKAEVKMVIVGKVYWWNAEMEKEYKKIIHKEDIIFVGRVETDVLKRLLASSLAVTYVSLFEGFGIPIVEAMYSEVPVITSNTSSMPEVGGNAALYVDPFNVDSISDAMQEIYCNEDLRKSLVENAKVRRQEFTWDKTASKLWDSIEKTIR; encoded by the coding sequence ATGAAAATTGTTGTAAATACAAGATTGCTTCAAAAAGGTAATCTGGAAGGAATTGGCTGGTTCACATTTGAAACATTCAAAAGAATTACCAAAAATCATCCGGAGCATCAGTTTTATTTTTTATTTGACAGACCATATTCTGAAGAATTTATTTTTTCTGAAAATGTTATTCCATTAGTATATGGACCTCCTGCACGACATCCCTTTTTATATTATATATGGTTTGAATGGGTTATTCCTCGTGTGTTGAAAAAAGTTGGAGCAGATTTATTTATCACACCTGATGGTTATAGTACTCTTTCAAAAAGGGTTCCTATTTTGCAAGTTGTTCATGATATAAATTATGTACACTATCCGCAATATATCCCATTTGTAGCCAGAAAATATCTTGAAATATATTTTCCAAAATTTATTAAAAGGGCTGATAGAATAGCAACAGTGTCAGAATTTTCAAAGCAGGATGTGGTTTCTCATTATGGATATGATGCAAATAAAATGGATGTTGTATTTAATGGAGCTAATGAAATGTATGGTCCTGTAACCGATGAAATCTCTACTCTTACAAGAAAACAATATTCAAATGGTAAACCATATTTTTTTTATGTCGGTTCACTTCATCCTCGAAAAAATATTATTAATCTTTTAAAAGCATTCGATAAATTTATTTCCATAACAAAAGCAGAAGTTAAGATGGTTATAGTAGGAAAAGTTTATTGGTGGAATGCAGAGATGGAAAAGGAATATAAAAAAATAATTCATAAAGAGGATATTATTTTTGTTGGCAGGGTTGAAACAGATGTATTGAAAAGATTGTTAGCTTCATCATTGGCTGTTACATATGTGTCACTTTTTGAGGGTTTCGGAATACCCATAGTTGAGGCAATGTATAGCGAAGTGCCTGTAATTACATCAAACACATCATCAATGCCTGAGGTAGGTGGTAATGCTGCTCTTTATGTTGATCCGTTTAATGTTGACTCTATATCTGATGCAATGCAGGAAATTTATTGCAATGAAGATTTAAGAAAGTCTTTAGTTGAGAATGCAAAAGTGCGCAGACAAGAATTTACTTGGGATAAAACAGCATCAAAGCTTTGGGATAGCATAGAGAAAACTATAAGATAA
- a CDS encoding electron transfer flavoprotein subunit beta/FixA family protein, with protein sequence MKILVCISNVPDTTTKIKFVNNNTTFDATGVQWIINPWDELALTRAIELKEAHAGAITEITVVNVGLPTTEPTIRKALAIGADKAIRVNADPKDAYTVALQLSEIIKKDSYDIILCGIESSDYNGTSVGGMLSELVDYPSVSAVSFIDIEGDQLKLKREIDGGQEIIGISTPFIGIVQKGIAKDARIPNMRGIMMAKTKPLQVVEPVSADLYTDFVSFDYPKSKAACKKVDPENVKELVNLLHNEAKVI encoded by the coding sequence ATGAAAATTTTAGTTTGTATTAGTAATGTTCCTGACACAACAACCAAAATCAAATTTGTAAATAACAATACAACATTTGATGCAACAGGTGTACAATGGATTATTAATCCATGGGACGAACTTGCATTAACAAGAGCAATTGAATTAAAGGAGGCACATGCTGGTGCAATCACAGAAATTACAGTTGTAAATGTTGGATTACCAACAACAGAACCTACTATCAGAAAAGCACTTGCTATTGGAGCTGACAAAGCTATCAGAGTAAATGCAGACCCAAAAGACGCTTATACTGTAGCTCTTCAACTTTCTGAAATTATAAAGAAAGATTCTTATGATATTATTCTTTGTGGAATAGAATCGAGCGACTATAACGGAACTTCTGTTGGTGGTATGTTATCAGAGTTGGTAGATTATCCTTCTGTTTCTGCAGTTTCATTTATTGACATTGAAGGCGACCAGCTTAAACTAAAAAGAGAAATTGATGGTGGTCAGGAAATTATTGGCATCTCAACTCCTTTTATTGGAATAGTTCAGAAAGGTATTGCAAAAGATGCACGTATTCCTAATATGAGAGGAATTATGATGGCAAAAACTAAACCTTTGCAAGTTGTTGAACCGGTTTCTGCTGATTTATATACAGATTTTGTAAGCTTCGATTACCCTAAATCAAAAGCAGCCTGCAAAAAAGTAGATCCAGAGAATGTAAAAGAACTTGTAAACTTACTTCATAATGAAGCAAAGGTTATTTAA
- a CDS encoding acyl-CoA dehydrogenase family protein translates to MNFELSEEQKMIQQAAKDFAERELLHDVIERDEKAIFPTEGIKKLVDLGFLGMMTDPKWGGGGMDTISYVLAMEEISKVDSSVAVVMSVCNSLVIWGLETYGNDAQKEKYLRPLATGQKIGAFLLSEPEAGSDATSQRTIAEDKGDHYLINGTKNWITNANSASTYIVIAQTYPDKKHKGINAIIVDKNTPGITLGPHEKKMGMRSSDTHSVMFNDVKVPKENRIGEDGFGFTFAMKTLDGGRIGIASQALGIASGAFERAVKYAKERKAFGTEIANHQAIAFKLAEMAVKIENGRNLCLKAAWLKDQHLPYGLASAMAKQYCADMAMEVTTEAVQVHGGYGYVAEYHVERLMREAKLTQIYEGTSEVQKIVISRTILKD, encoded by the coding sequence ATGAACTTTGAATTATCAGAAGAACAAAAAATGATTCAGCAAGCTGCAAAAGATTTTGCAGAACGCGAATTATTACACGATGTTATTGAAAGAGATGAAAAAGCTATTTTTCCAACAGAAGGTATAAAAAAATTAGTAGACCTAGGATTTTTAGGAATGATGACTGACCCAAAATGGGGAGGTGGTGGAATGGATACTATTTCATATGTACTTGCAATGGAAGAAATTTCAAAAGTAGATTCGTCAGTTGCAGTAGTCATGTCAGTTTGTAATTCTCTTGTTATTTGGGGACTTGAAACATATGGAAACGATGCTCAAAAAGAAAAATATTTAAGACCACTTGCAACCGGCCAAAAAATTGGTGCTTTCTTACTTTCAGAGCCAGAAGCCGGATCTGATGCAACATCACAACGCACTATTGCAGAAGATAAAGGTGATCATTATTTAATTAATGGAACAAAAAACTGGATTACAAATGCTAATTCAGCTTCTACATACATTGTTATTGCACAAACCTATCCAGATAAAAAACATAAAGGAATAAATGCAATTATTGTAGATAAAAACACCCCTGGTATAACATTAGGCCCACATGAAAAGAAAATGGGAATGAGAAGCTCAGATACACATTCTGTAATGTTTAACGATGTAAAAGTTCCTAAAGAAAATCGCATTGGAGAGGATGGCTTTGGATTTACTTTTGCAATGAAAACATTAGATGGTGGACGTATTGGTATTGCTTCACAGGCTTTAGGTATAGCATCAGGTGCTTTTGAACGCGCAGTAAAATATGCAAAAGAAAGAAAAGCATTTGGTACCGAAATCGCAAATCATCAGGCTATCGCATTTAAATTAGCAGAGATGGCAGTTAAAATTGAAAACGGTCGTAATCTTTGCTTAAAAGCTGCTTGGTTAAAAGATCAACATTTACCTTATGGATTAGCAAGCGCAATGGCAAAACAATATTGCGCTGATATGGCAATGGAAGTTACAACTGAAGCAGTTCAGGTTCATGGAGGTTATGGATATGTTGCCGAGTATCATGTAGAAAGATTAATGCGCGAAGCAAAACTTACTCAGATTTATGAAGGCACATCAGAGGTTCAGAAAATTGTAATTTCAAGAACAATATTAAAAGATTAA
- a CDS encoding alpha/beta hydrolase: MLPDYKKTGYLSVLDKNIYYELLNTDYFSENNPLIIFLHEGLGSCRQWHNFPKEISDYTKCPVLMYDRYGYGKSEQINEIRTVNFLNKEALEFLPEILKKLHFSKSKIILIGHSDGGSISIIYAGAFPKNVVGLITEAAHVFIEDISVNGICLIADSENKAKWIKILKKHHGENTESMVNSWTNTCLIPEFRLWNIENYLHTITCPVMAIQGDLDNYGTFAQLESIKQNVNSEVELLYIPDCGHVPHQQATEVVKKNMVKFVLKVKKRLSAV, encoded by the coding sequence ATGTTACCAGATTATAAAAAGACAGGTTATCTTTCTGTTCTTGATAAAAATATTTACTACGAATTATTAAATACAGATTACTTTTCCGAAAATAATCCACTAATTATTTTTCTGCATGAAGGTTTAGGAAGCTGTCGTCAATGGCATAACTTTCCAAAAGAAATTTCGGATTATACAAAATGCCCGGTATTAATGTATGACAGATATGGCTATGGCAAATCTGAACAAATAAACGAAATCAGAACTGTAAATTTTTTAAACAAAGAAGCTCTTGAATTTTTACCTGAAATTTTAAAAAAACTGCATTTCTCAAAATCAAAAATTATTTTAATCGGACATAGTGATGGTGGTAGTATTTCTATTATATACGCCGGAGCATTTCCAAAAAATGTAGTTGGACTTATTACAGAGGCCGCACATGTTTTTATCGAAGATATTTCTGTAAACGGAATATGTTTAATAGCAGATTCTGAAAATAAAGCTAAATGGATTAAAATATTAAAAAAGCATCATGGTGAAAACACTGAAAGCATGGTAAATAGCTGGACAAATACTTGCCTTATACCCGAGTTTAGACTTTGGAATATTGAAAACTATTTACATACAATAACTTGCCCAGTTATGGCTATACAGGGCGATTTAGATAATTATGGCACCTTTGCACAACTAGAATCAATTAAGCAAAACGTAAACTCAGAAGTAGAACTTCTATATATTCCTGATTGTGGGCACGTTCCGCATCAGCAAGCAACTGAAGTCGTAAAAAAGAATATGGTTAAATTTGTATTAAAGGTTAAAAAGAGACTTTCGGCAGTTTAA
- a CDS encoding gliding motility-associated C-terminal domain-containing protein, giving the protein MKTKISLLILMLTLSFGTSFSQSDGCSGATSLPVTLNCTTPTAGTTTGATQTISGCVGTADDDVWYTFTATATSHVITVVPSASLDPVVQLFSGSCSSLISLNCMDNGLTGETETISASGLTIGVIYTIRIYHYYAGSGSGTFTICVTQAPTPPSNDNCVNATLLNVNSSCSYTNATSVSATQSQAGCAGTADDDVWFKFIATNSVQTITVDPSSTMDPVVELFSGSCASLIQVTCMDAGFTDGNEIISAVGLIPGNTYYIRVYDYYSGTGGSPFQICITGTPTAAPTNDEPCSAIQLPAVTSACNFMNFTTVGATTSAGAPVPSACAGGSAPQQGGFNNTPQPKDVWFKITVPSSGIITITTQPGYGISDGVMALYSGTCASLTQIACSDDYNYPGAANDFKPFILASGLTSGSTVYLRYWAFNGNTTNVFGICVSTPTNDNCANNLYICDLNNYSGTTSAAYSTDRPCNMRGNAETNNPPTYTYTPGTCQGGVFGLGGAWGTGAPNCDVKIDNNSWIQFTASNTTATLTVNINNCFVGNYPSGGIQMQIFSAGSPCCNYTPVSDFKEGSSQLTITANNLTIGNNYYLMIDGFAGDICSYSLTATAGVQFPDITTTSTSICAGQTITLNGPAGASAYDWSPGGQTTQNITVTPAYSQTYSLEVTGVCGYRQTLSIPITVNNFPIATSTSNSPLCIGQTINLSSGGGATYSWSGPNGFTSTLQNPTRSSATALMAGTYYVTVTSSAGCSSTSSTPVTINTLPAATASNTGPFCQGTTISLSSSGGTSYSWSGPSGWTSTLQNPTRTNATTAMSGTYNVTVTNSNGCTATNSTVVTVNTSPSATAGNTGAFCVGNSISLNSSGGTNYSWSGPNGFTSSVQNPTIAGATTTMAGTYYVTVTNSSSCTSIASTSVSVNTNPVATASNSGPYCAGATISLNSSGGTSYNWSGPSTFSSTVQNPIRPTSTTAMSGTYTVTVTGANNCTSVTTTSVIINNNPVPNAGSDVSIPNGTSTTLNGSASGGSGNYSYSWSPTSSLVNPNLQNPQTVNLTVTTIYTVTITDNTTTCTSTDQVTVVVTGSILSTNPSASPSTICSGNTTQLYANAGGGTGSYTYTWTSSPAGFSSNIANPTVSPTVTTTYFVSINDGSNTTSSSVTITVNPLPSLTLNSNSPVCEQNVINLTSTSGTTYQWSGPNGFTSTNQNPSISSVSLSNAGVYYATISNSFGCTTTSSTTVTINTIPVTTSASNSPVCEGNNINFSLSGGTSWSWTGPNSFTSSLQSPVITNSTPANSGTYTCIISNLQGCTNTENIAIVVNNGITANINSNSPVCEGNNINLTSSGSTSYIWSGPNGFNSTSQNPVISTSSISDAGTYYVTVSNIFGCTSTSTTNVIVNSIPAVTINSNSPVCEGNNLTITLTGGAVWNWTGPNSYTSTLQSPMITGVTLANSGTYTCLVTNSSGCTNNASVNIIINSNPLVNTNSNSPICEGNAINLTTISGTNYQWSGPNGFTSTLQNPSINTALLSDSGYYSVTVTNNSGCTSSASESITIFAIPLISIISNSPVCEGNNISITSSGGATYLWSGPNGFFSNTQNQTISNANNLNSGIYTVTATGANGCTTSATTTVSVQNLPIVSCTNTTPLCVGDPIELFSSGGTTYNWTGPDSFISTDQNPVILNASLLNSGIYNVTVTDNYNCTNIAQTSINYPTPLIITSNVEQYPSSKTGSITLTVSGGSGSYQYLWSNNATTSSISELQTGTYIVTITDNLLCQLIDTFTIDIPLIIPTLITPNGDNVNDDFEIIGIGAYPEVTIEIFNRWGDKLFLFDGTGEEYSIQTNRWNGKLKGKDLPLGSYVFIVNLHNDKDPINGVCSIVR; this is encoded by the coding sequence ATGAAAACAAAAATTTCACTTTTAATATTAATGTTGACACTTTCTTTCGGGACTTCATTTTCTCAATCAGATGGATGTTCGGGTGCCACTTCCTTACCAGTTACACTAAACTGCACAACCCCAACTGCAGGTACAACAACAGGAGCTACTCAAACAATTTCCGGTTGTGTTGGTACTGCCGACGATGATGTATGGTATACCTTTACAGCAACTGCAACAAGCCACGTAATAACAGTTGTTCCTTCTGCAAGTTTGGATCCGGTTGTTCAGCTTTTTTCAGGCTCTTGTTCTTCGCTAATTTCATTAAATTGTATGGACAATGGATTAACTGGAGAAACAGAAACTATTTCTGCTTCAGGATTAACTATTGGTGTAATTTACACTATCAGGATTTATCATTATTATGCTGGTTCCGGCTCTGGCACCTTTACAATATGCGTAACACAGGCACCAACTCCTCCTTCAAATGACAACTGTGTAAATGCCACACTTTTAAATGTAAATTCAAGTTGTAGTTATACTAATGCAACATCAGTTAGCGCAACCCAATCACAAGCTGGATGCGCAGGAACCGCTGATGATGATGTTTGGTTTAAGTTTATAGCAACTAATTCGGTTCAAACTATTACAGTAGATCCATCTTCAACAATGGACCCTGTTGTTGAACTTTTCTCAGGTTCATGCGCATCTCTTATTCAGGTAACTTGTATGGACGCAGGTTTTACAGATGGAAATGAAATTATTAGTGCTGTTGGGCTTATACCTGGCAACACATATTATATAAGAGTATATGATTACTATAGCGGAACAGGAGGCTCACCTTTTCAAATTTGTATAACAGGAACTCCAACAGCAGCACCAACTAATGACGAACCTTGTAGCGCCATTCAACTTCCTGCTGTAACATCAGCTTGTAATTTTATGAATTTTACAACTGTAGGAGCAACAACTTCTGCCGGTGCACCTGTGCCTTCAGCCTGTGCTGGTGGCTCTGCGCCACAACAGGGTGGATTTAACAATACACCACAACCAAAAGATGTATGGTTTAAAATTACTGTGCCTTCAAGTGGAATAATTACAATTACTACTCAGCCAGGTTATGGTATTTCTGATGGAGTTATGGCTTTATATTCAGGTACCTGTGCGTCCCTCACCCAAATTGCATGTTCAGATGATTATAATTACCCCGGTGCGGCTAATGATTTTAAACCATTTATTTTAGCATCAGGGCTAACATCTGGATCAACAGTATATTTAAGATACTGGGCTTTTAATGGAAATACAACTAATGTATTTGGAATTTGTGTATCAACTCCAACAAATGATAATTGTGCTAACAATTTATACATTTGCGATTTAAATAATTATTCCGGAACAACAAGTGCCGCCTACTCTACTGACCGACCATGCAACATGCGTGGAAATGCTGAGACTAATAATCCTCCAACTTATACATATACCCCTGGCACTTGCCAGGGTGGAGTTTTCGGTTTAGGAGGTGCATGGGGAACAGGTGCTCCAAATTGTGATGTTAAAATTGATAATAATTCATGGATACAGTTTACGGCATCAAATACAACTGCAACTCTTACTGTAAACATCAATAATTGTTTTGTTGGAAATTATCCTTCAGGTGGAATTCAAATGCAAATTTTTTCTGCAGGTTCTCCATGTTGCAACTATACTCCTGTTTCGGATTTTAAAGAAGGCTCTTCACAACTGACAATAACTGCAAACAATCTTACAATTGGAAACAACTATTACTTAATGATTGATGGATTTGCCGGAGATATTTGTAGTTATTCGCTTACTGCTACAGCAGGAGTTCAATTTCCGGATATTACGACTACAAGTACTTCTATTTGTGCAGGTCAAACAATAACTTTAAACGGACCAGCCGGTGCAAGTGCTTACGATTGGTCACCAGGTGGACAAACAACACAAAACATTACAGTTACTCCTGCATATAGTCAAACATATTCTTTAGAAGTTACCGGTGTTTGTGGTTATAGACAGACGCTTTCAATTCCTATTACAGTAAATAATTTTCCAATAGCTACTTCAACTAGTAATAGTCCATTATGTATCGGACAAACAATAAATCTTAGTTCTGGTGGCGGAGCTACATATTCATGGTCAGGTCCAAACGGATTCACTAGCACATTACAAAACCCAACCAGGTCAAGCGCTACAGCATTAATGGCAGGAACTTATTATGTTACTGTTACAAGTTCTGCCGGATGTAGCTCAACAAGCTCTACTCCTGTAACAATAAATACACTTCCTGCAGCAACTGCTAGTAATACCGGACCTTTTTGTCAGGGGACAACCATTTCACTTTCTTCATCTGGGGGAACTTCTTATAGTTGGTCGGGACCAAGTGGTTGGACTAGCACATTACAAAATCCAACACGTACAAATGCTACAACAGCAATGAGTGGAACATACAATGTAACTGTAACAAATTCTAATGGTTGTACCGCAACAAATAGCACTGTTGTAACTGTAAACACATCACCATCAGCAACAGCTGGCAATACTGGAGCATTCTGTGTTGGAAATTCAATTTCGCTAAATTCTTCAGGTGGTACAAACTATAGCTGGTCAGGACCTAACGGATTTACAAGTTCTGTTCAAAATCCAACAATAGCAGGTGCTACAACAACGATGGCAGGAACATATTATGTAACCGTAACAAATTCCAGTAGCTGTACATCAATTGCGTCAACTTCTGTTTCTGTAAATACAAATCCAGTAGCGACAGCTTCAAATAGCGGACCTTATTGTGCAGGTGCCACAATTAGTTTAAACTCATCTGGTGGAACCTCTTATAACTGGTCAGGACCATCCACCTTTAGCTCAACTGTTCAAAACCCTATTCGCCCAACATCAACAACGGCAATGTCAGGAACATATACAGTAACAGTAACAGGAGCAAATAACTGTACTTCCGTAACAACAACCAGCGTTATCATAAATAATAACCCCGTTCCTAATGCAGGAAGTGATGTTTCTATTCCCAATGGCACCTCAACAACATTAAACGGAAGTGCTTCCGGTGGAAGCGGCAACTATTCATACTCATGGTCGCCAACATCTTCACTAGTAAACCCAAACCTTCAAAACCCTCAAACAGTAAATTTAACCGTAACAACAATTTATACAGTAACTATAACAGATAACACAACAACTTGCACATCAACCGATCAGGTAACAGTAGTTGTTACAGGATCTATTTTATCTACTAACCCAAGCGCTTCTCCTTCTACAATTTGTTCTGGAAATACAACACAATTGTATGCAAATGCCGGAGGCGGTACCGGATCATACACATATACATGGACTTCATCACCGGCAGGTTTTAGCTCTAACATTGCTAATCCGACAGTATCACCAACAGTTACTACCACTTATTTTGTTTCAATTAATGATGGTTCAAACACAACCTCATCTTCTGTTACTATTACAGTAAATCCGTTACCCTCATTAACACTTAACAGCAACAGTCCTGTTTGTGAGCAAAATGTTATAAACTTAACTTCAACAAGTGGAACAACATATCAATGGAGTGGGCCAAATGGTTTTACTTCTACAAACCAAAACCCATCAATAAGTTCGGTATCATTATCTAATGCAGGAGTTTATTATGCAACAATTTCAAATAGTTTTGGTTGCACTACAACATCCTCTACGACAGTAACAATTAACACAATTCCAGTAACAACATCCGCTTCAAACAGTCCGGTATGTGAAGGCAATAATATAAATTTTTCTCTTTCAGGAGGAACGTCATGGAGTTGGACTGGTCCTAACTCTTTTACAAGTTCATTACAATCTCCTGTTATAACAAATTCAACACCGGCAAATTCTGGAACATATACCTGTATTATTAGCAATCTTCAAGGTTGTACAAATACTGAAAACATAGCAATAGTAGTAAATAATGGCATTACCGCAAATATTAACAGTAATAGCCCTGTTTGTGAAGGCAATAACATAAATCTTACCTCATCGGGCAGTACTTCATATATCTGGAGTGGTCCTAACGGATTTAATTCTACTTCACAAAACCCAGTTATTTCTACTTCTTCAATTTCTGATGCAGGTACTTATTACGTTACAGTATCAAATATTTTTGGATGTACATCTACTTCAACAACTAATGTAATAGTAAATTCGATTCCTGCTGTAACAATCAATTCAAATAGCCCAGTTTGTGAAGGTAATAATCTGACAATTACATTAACCGGCGGAGCTGTCTGGAACTGGACAGGACCTAATTCTTATACAAGCACTTTACAATCTCCAATGATAACAGGAGTTACATTAGCTAATAGCGGAACTTATACATGCCTTGTAACAAATAGTAGTGGCTGTACAAATAATGCATCAGTAAACATTATTATTAATAGTAACCCATTGGTTAATACTAACAGCAATAGTCCTATCTGCGAAGGGAATGCAATAAATTTAACAACTATCAGTGGAACTAATTATCAATGGAGTGGCCCCAACGGCTTTACTTCTACATTACAAAACCCCTCAATTAATACAGCCTTGCTTTCAGATTCAGGATACTATTCTGTTACGGTAACCAATAATTCAGGATGTACCTCAAGTGCTTCTGAAAGCATTACTATATTTGCAATTCCTCTGATTTCCATAATATCCAACAGTCCGGTATGCGAAGGAAATAATATTTCAATTACATCATCAGGCGGTGCAACATACTTATGGTCGGGACCAAATGGATTCTTCAGCAATACACAAAACCAAACAATTAGCAATGCTAATAATTTAAATAGCGGTATTTATACTGTTACAGCAACAGGAGCAAATGGCTGTACCACTTCAGCAACAACAACAGTCTCTGTTCAAAATCTTCCAATAGTATCGTGCACAAATACTACTCCACTTTGTGTTGGTGATCCAATTGAGTTGTTTTCTTCAGGAGGTACAACTTATAATTGGACTGGACCAGACTCTTTTATAAGTACAGATCAAAACCCTGTAATACTAAATGCGTCTTTATTAAATAGTGGAATTTATAATGTTACGGTTACAGATAATTATAATTGTACAAATATTGCTCAAACTTCTATAAATTACCCAACACCTTTAATTATTACAAGTAATGTAGAACAATATCCTTCAAGCAAAACAGGATCTATTACTTTAACAGTCAGTGGAGGTTCCGGTTCTTATCAGTATTTATGGTCAAACAATGCAACTACATCATCAATATCTGAACTACAAACAGGAACTTATATTGTTACCATTACAGATAATTTACTGTGCCAGTTAATTGATACATTTACAATTGACATTCCCTTAATAATTCCAACATTAATTACACCAAACGGAGATAATGTTAATGATGATTTCGAAATTATTGGAATTGGTGCATACCCTGAAGTAACAATAGAAATCTTTAATAGATGGGGCGACAAATTATTCCTTTTTGATGGTACTGGAGAAGAGTATTCTATTCAAACAAACAGATGGAATGGAAAGTTAAAAGGTAAAGATTTGCCTTTGGGTTCTTATGTGTTTATTGTTAATTTACATAATGATAAAGATCCTATTAATGGAGTATGCTCAATCGTAAGATAA
- a CDS encoding nitronate monooxygenase — translation MNRICQLFNVQYPVIQAGMIWCSGWELASAVSNAGGLGLIGSGSMTPEILTTHIKKCKLATNKPFGVNIPLIFPYAEEFIKIIIKENVKIVFTSAGNPAKWTGFLKENGITVVHVVANTKSAKKCEEAGVDAIVAEGFEAGGHNGKEETTTMVLIPLVKEIVSIPVIAAGGIGNGRTMFGAMALGADGVQIGSRFVASIESSAHQNFKNKIIEIKDGDTQLTLKQLVPVRLVKNKFFFEVEQKQNQGVSTQELSELLGRGRAKMGMFEGNEDEGEMEIGQISAMINEIKPAAAILNEIITDYIKIKKDFINSKESF, via the coding sequence ATGAATAGAATATGTCAACTTTTTAATGTTCAGTATCCGGTTATTCAGGCAGGTATGATATGGTGTAGTGGCTGGGAACTTGCCTCTGCTGTAAGCAATGCAGGTGGACTAGGACTTATTGGTTCAGGTTCAATGACACCTGAAATATTAACAACTCACATTAAAAAATGCAAACTAGCTACAAACAAGCCATTTGGTGTAAACATTCCTTTAATTTTTCCTTACGCAGAAGAATTTATAAAAATTATTATTAAAGAAAATGTAAAAATAGTTTTCACTTCTGCCGGAAATCCAGCAAAATGGACTGGATTTCTGAAAGAAAACGGAATTACTGTTGTTCACGTTGTTGCAAATACCAAATCAGCAAAAAAATGCGAAGAAGCCGGAGTTGATGCTATTGTTGCAGAAGGCTTCGAAGCCGGTGGTCATAATGGTAAAGAAGAAACAACAACAATGGTTCTTATTCCATTAGTTAAAGAAATAGTTTCAATTCCAGTTATTGCAGCTGGCGGGATTGGCAACGGAAGAACCATGTTTGGAGCAATGGCTTTAGGTGCTGATGGTGTTCAGATTGGAAGTAGATTTGTTGCTTCGATAGAATCATCTGCTCATCAAAATTTTAAAAATAAAATTATAGAAATAAAAGACGGCGACACTCAACTAACACTAAAGCAACTCGTTCCGGTCAGGTTAGTTAAAAACAAATTCTTTTTCGAGGTTGAACAAAAACAAAACCAAGGAGTAAGTACACAAGAATTATCAGAATTACTTGGTCGTGGCAGAGCAAAAATGGGAATGTTTGAGGGAAATGAAGATGAGGGAGAAATGGAAATCGGACAAATCTCAGCAATGATTAATGAGATAAAACCGGCTGCTGCTATTTTAAATGAAATTATTACAGATTACATTAAAATAAAAAAAGATTTTATTAACTCTAAAGAATCATTTTAA